A section of the Mycteria americana isolate JAX WOST 10 ecotype Jacksonville Zoo and Gardens chromosome 19, USCA_MyAme_1.0, whole genome shotgun sequence genome encodes:
- the PHLDB1 gene encoding pleckstrin homology-like domain family B member 1 isoform X1: MEAPGRISASPTRKVQTIIQNSPLDLIDTGKGLKVQTEKPHLVSLGSGRLSTAITLLPLEEGRTTIGTAARDIVLQGPGLAPQHCYIENVRGTLTLHPCGNACAIDGVPLRRPTRLTQGCTICLGQATFLRFNHPAEAKWMKSMIPAGGRSPAALYGLPAKPEALVNGGRQPAERGCPSHSSLVSSIEKDLQDIMDSLVLEEPASPGGKKPPARGRSPLTPVVNGGGRCLLSPPPSPGATSGGSSYENASPPFSPLSSPASSGSYTSPSPSSQEQGPAVPPLVPLRSSSYNHALQPPPQRPPPPPAGGPGEPWPAERLGDHRAGSPRPTPRAAPRPRAALQERPPSPFREPRDPPGPGRQPAVRVVPEARLQPPESPRAARRNMESMRELPPLSPSLARRAASPRAAPDAPSPQPRLGREVPGSPRARRRGLEEPRGTGSPSPPLPAETPQRRPSFGTCLSPAYGPGSPAVPSPRQSPRAPRKPLGDPRPPAGPRERKNSITEISDNEDELLEYHRRQRQERVREQEMERLERQRLETILNLCAEYTKTDGTEPGDLHRLLAGDADAGQRVPRGAVAVGRAAKELRQRESLDRSDEENLKEECSSTESTHHEHEELAGPRAKEAQRLEEERASVLGRLDQLKGRVKELEQQLQETSREAEMERALLQGERESEAARLRQEQEAVQQLQEKLSSLDASIRKERDKERAKVDAERKELEQLRALYHESKSHLDKCPESMQEQLREQMRREAEALETEAKLFEDLEFQQLERESRLEEEREARGQQLLQSRAECHRSIARRKERVAALDAQAAQIRLQSAQEAERLARERNGILQLLQKEKEKLVSLERRYHLVTGGRSFPKMSSALREETLHISEPYELLEGTKPPSPLPAAAASLASPAARSCPKAQEEYMRLSDVFRFCSNAHGPSPDTKASAAAPAAAQRSFLLAVPPAADEYVTVEQLSGLLGGLRAPAASPLGCAPPAPSSSGCAAPPPPPLPSLSSPSVSAEMEQRLPGGPVWLPALDLEKWYQEVMAGFETSSSSVSPPSSPPPLPAKAHSSHKPLQVYRAKTEGDAGALAPGMKSGTPSSSQLNLSVLGRSPSPKLTTCCPAQGPPSPAGSLPRNLAATLQDIETKRQLALQQKAEPLPAGPLQPGDLPGQQVIEEQKRRLAELKQKAAAEAQSQWEALRGQPPFPTAFPPLVHHSVLHHHRPHGVGPRAEELDHAYDTLSLESSDSMETSISTGNNSACSPDNISSASGMEVGKIEEMEKMLKEAHAEKSRLMESREREMELRRQALEDERRRREQLERRLQDETVRRQKLVEKEVKLREKHFSQARPLTRYLPIRKEDFDLRLHIESSGHSVDTCYHVILTEKMCKGYLVKMGGKIKSWKKRWFVFDRMKRTLSYYVDKHETKLKGVIYFQAIEEVYYDHLRSAAKSPNPALTFCVKTHDRLYYMVAPSAEAMRIWMDVIVTGAEGYTQFMN; this comes from the exons ATGGAGGCACCTGGCAGGATCTCTGCCAGCCCGACCCGCAAAGTCCAGACCATCATCCAG aACAGCCCCCTGGACCTGATCGACACGGGCAAGGGGCTGAAGGTGCAGACGGAGAAGCCGCACTTGGTAAGCCTGGGCAGCGGCCGGCTCAGCACCGCCATCACGCTCCTGCCCCTGGAGGAAG GGCGGACCACCATCGGCACGGCCGCGAGGGACATCGTCCTGCAGGGTCCCGGCCTGGCACCCCAGCACTGCTACATCGAGAACGTGCGGGGGACGCTCACCCTGCACCCCTGCGGCAACGCCTGCGCCATCGACGGCGTGCCGCTCCGGCGGCCCACGCGCCTCACCCAAG ggtGCACCATCTGCCTGGGCCAGGCCACCTTCCTCCGCTTCAACCACCCTGCCGAGGCCAAGTGGATGAAGAGCATGATCCCGGCGGGGGGCAGGAGCCCGGCGGCTCTCTACGGGCTGCCAGCAA AGCCCGAGGCCCTGGTGAACGGTGGCCGCCAGCCGGCCGAGCGCGGGTGTCCCAGCCACAGCTCCCTCGTCAGCTCCATTGAGAAGGACCTGCAGGACATCATGGACTCGCTGGTGCTGGAGGAGCCGGCGTCCCCCGGCGGCAAGaagccgcccgcccgcggccggtCCCCCCTCACCCCCGTGGTGAACGGgggtggacgttgcctcctgtcccccccgcccagccccggggccaccTCGGGGGGCTCCAGCTACGAGAACGCCTCCCCGcccttctcccccctctcctccccagccagcagcggCAGCTACACCAGCCCCTCgcccagcagccaggagcagggtcCGGCCGTCCCCCCCCTCGTCCCGCTCCGCTCCTCCAGCTACAACCATGCCCTGCAGCCACCCCCCcagcgcccgccccccccccccgccgggggtCCCGGCGAGCCTTGGCCGGCCGAGAGGCTCGGGGACCACCGGGCAGGCAGCCCCCGTCCGACCCCCAGGGCGGCAccgcggccgcgggcagccctgCAGGagcggccccccagcccctttcGGGAGCCGCGGGACCCCCCAGGCCCCGGCCGGCAGCCCGCAGTTAGGGTGGTCCCGGAggcccggctgcagccccccgagaGCCCACGGGCAGCCCGGAGGAACATGGAGAGCATGCGGGAGCTGCCCCCCCTGAGCCCCTCCTTGGCACGCCGGGCCgccagcccccgggcagcccccgacgccccctccccgcagccccggctgggcagggaggtgcccggcagcccccgcgccaggcgcaggggcctggaggagcCACGGGGCACCGGGAGCCCCTCGCCCCCGCTGCCGGCGGAGACCCCCCAACGCCGCCCCAGCTTCGGCACCTGCCTGAGCCCGGCTTATGGGCCGGGCTCTCCGGCTGTGCCCtcgccccggcagagcccccgTGCCCCCAGGAAGCCCTTGGGGGacccgcggccgccggcggggccccgggaGCGCAAGAACAGCATCACCGAGATCAGCGACAACGAGGATGAGCTGCTGGAGTACcaccggcggcagcggcaggagcgggTGCGGGAGCAGGAGATGGAGCGCCTG GAGCGGCAGCGCCTGGAGACCATCCTGAATCTGTGTGCCGAGTACACCAAGACGGACGGCACCGAGCCGGGCGACTTGCACCGGCTCCTGGCTGGGGACGCGGATGCTGGCCAGCGGGTGCCCAGGGGTGCCGTGGCTGTGGGCCGTGCTGCCAAGGAGCTGCGGCAGAGGGAGAGCCTGGACAGGTCGGACGAGGAGAACCTGaaggaggagtgcagcagcaCTGAGAGCACCCACCACGAG CACGAGGAGCTGGCGGGCCCCCGTGCCAAGGAGGCGCAGCGGCTGGAGGAGGAGCGCGCCAGCGTCCTCGGCCGCCTGGACCAGCTGAAAGGCCGCGTCaaggagctggagcagcagctgcaggagacaTCGCGAGAG GCGGAGATGGAGCGGGCGCTGCTGCAGGGCGAGCGGGAGTCGGAGGCGGCGCGGCTGCGGCAGGAGCAGGAGGcggtgcagcagctgcaggagaagctCTCCAGCCTGGACGCCAGCATCCGGAAGGAGCGGGACAAG GAAAGGGCAAAGGTTGATGCTGAAAGGAAGGAGCTAGAGCAACTCCGGGCGCTTTACCATGAGTCGAAGAGCCACCTTGATAAGTGCCCCGAGTCAATGCAGGAGCAGTTGCGGGAGCAGATGCGAAGG GAGGCGGAGGCGCTGGAGACGGAGGCCAAGCTGTTTGAGGACCTGGAGTTCCAGCAGCTGGAGCGGGAGAGCCGCCTCGAGGAGGAGCGCGAGGCGCggggccagcagctcctgcagagccgGGCCGAGTGCCACCGCAGCATCGCCCGCAGGAAG GAGCGGGTGGCCGCCCTGGACGCCCAGGCTGCCCAGATCCGGCTGCAGAGCGCCCAGGAGGCCGAGCGCCTGGCCAGGGAGAGGAACGGcatcctgcagctcctgcagaag gagaaggagaagctcGTGTCTCTGGAGAGGCGATACCACCTCGTCACAGGCGGCAGGAGCTTCCCCAAAATGTCCTCAGCACTCAGAGAG GAGACCCTCCATATCTCTGAGCCTTATGAGCTGTTGGAGGGAACTAAGCCCCCGagccccctgccagcagcagctgcctccttaGCTTCTCCCGCCGCCCGCTCCTGCCCCAAGGCACAAGAG GAGTACATGAGGCTGTCTGACGTTTTCAGGTTCTGCAGCAATGCGCACGGCCCCAGCCCGGACACtaaagcttctgctgctgcccctgctgccgCTCAGCGCTCTTTCTTGCTTGCTGTACCTCCCGCAGCCGACGAG TACGTGACCGTTGAGCAGCTCTCGGGCCTCCTGGGCGGCCTCCGCGCTCCTGCCGCTTCCCCGCTGGGCTGCGCCCCTCCAGCTCCTTCGTCCTCAGGCTgcgctgctcctcctcctcctcctcttccatctctctcttctccctccgtCTCTGCAGAG ATGGAGCAGCGGCTGCCGGGGGGCCCCGTGTGGCTCCCGGCTCTTGATTTAGAGAAGTGGTACCAGGAGGTCATGGCTGGCTTTgagacctcctcctcctctgtctctcctccttcttcccctcctccgcTTCCAGCTAAAGCTCACTCCTCTCACAAGCCTCTCCAG GTCTATCGTGCCAAAACAGAGGGCGACGCTGGTGCCCTCGCCCCCGGGATGAAGAGCGGGACCCCCTCGTCTTCGCAGCTCAACCTCTCCGTGCTGGGGCGCAGCCCCTCGCCCAAG ctgACCACCTGCTGTCCTGCCCAGGGCCCCCCGAGCCCGGCGGGCAGCCTGCCCCGCAACCTGGCGGCCACGCTGCAAGACATCGAGACCAAGCGCCAGctggccctgcagcagaagg CCGAGCCGCTCCCAGCAGGGCCCTTGCAGCCGGGCGATCTACCAG GTCAGCAGGTGATCGAGGAGCAGAAGCGGCGGCTGGCGGAGCTGAAGCAGAAAGCGGCCGCTGAGGCTCAGTCGCAGTGGGAAGCCCTGCGCGGGCAGCCCCCTTTCCCCACCGCCTTCCCCCCGCTCGTGCATCACTCCGTCCTCCACCACCACCGTCCCCATGGCGTCGGGCCCCGGGCCGAGGAGCTGGACCATGCGTACGACACCCTCAGCCTGGAGAGCTCGGACAGCATGGAGACCAGCATCTCCACCGGCAACAACTCTGCCTGCTCGCCCGACAACATCTCCAG TGCCagtgggatggaggtggggaagatcgaggagatggagaagatgtTGAAGGAGGCACACGCGGAGAAGTCGCGGCTCATGGAGTCCCGG GAGCGGGAGATGGAGCTGCGGCGGCAGGCGCTGGAGGATGAGCGCCGGCGCCGGGAGCAGCTGGAACGCCGGCTGCAGGACGAGACCGTGCGGCGGCAGAAGCTGGTGGAGAAGGAGGTCAAGCTGCGGGAGAAGCACTTCTCGCAG GCTCGTCCCCTGACGCGGTACCTCCCCATCCGCAAGGAGGATTTCGACCTGCGGCTGCACATCGAGTCCTCGGGCCACAGCGTGGACACCTGCTACCACGTCATCCTGACGGAGAAGATGTGCAAGGGCTACCTGGTCAAGATGGGCGGCAAAATCAAGTCTTGGAAGAAGCGCTGGTTTGTCTTCGACCGCATGAAGCGCACCCTCTCCTACTACGTGG ATAAACACGAGACAAAGCTGAAGGGTGTCATCTACTTCCAAGCCATCGAAGAGGTTTACTATGACCACCTCCGCAGCGCGGCGAAG agcccTAACCCCGCGCTCACCTTCTGCGTCAAGACCCACGACCGCCTCTACTACATGGTGGCACCCTCGGCCGAGGCCATGCGCATCTGGATGGACGTCATTGTCACCGGGGCAGAGGGGTACACCCAGTTCATGaactga
- the PHLDB1 gene encoding pleckstrin homology-like domain family B member 1 isoform X17 yields the protein MEAPGRISASPTRKVQTIIQNSPLDLIDTGKGLKVQTEKPHLVSLGSGRLSTAITLLPLEEGRTTIGTAARDIVLQGPGLAPQHCYIENVRGTLTLHPCGNACAIDGVPLRRPTRLTQGCTICLGQATFLRFNHPAEAKWMKSMIPAGGRSPAALYGLPAKPEALVNGGRQPAERGCPSHSSLVSSIEKDLQDIMDSLVLEEPASPGGKKPPARGRSPLTPVVNGGGRCLLSPPPSPGATSGGSSYENASPPFSPLSSPASSGSYTSPSPSSQEQGPAVPPLVPLRSSSYNHALQPPPQRPPPPPAGGPGEPWPAERLGDHRAGSPRPTPRAAPRPRAALQERPPSPFREPRDPPGPGRQPAVRVVPEARLQPPESPRAARRNMESMRELPPLSPSLARRAASPRAAPDAPSPQPRLGREVPGSPRARRRGLEEPRGTGSPSPPLPAETPQRRPSFGTCLSPAYGPGSPAVPSPRQSPRAPRKPLGDPRPPAGPRERKNSITEISDNEDELLEYHRRQRQERVREQEMERLERQRLETILNLCAEYTKTDGTEPGDLHRLLAGDADAGQRVPRGAVAVGRAAKELRQRESLDRSDEENLKEECSSTESTHHEHEELAGPRAKEAQRLEEERASVLGRLDQLKGRVKELEQQLQETSREAEMERALLQGERESEAARLRQEQEAVQQLQEKLSSLDASIRKERDKERAKVDAERKELEQLRALYHESKSHLDKCPESMQEQLREQMRREAEALETEAKLFEDLEFQQLERESRLEEEREARGQQLLQSRAECHRSIARRKERVAALDAQAAQIRLQSAQEAERLARERNGILQLLQKEKEKLVSLERRYHLVTGGRSFPKMSSALREVYRAKTEGDAGALAPGMKSGTPSSSQLNLSVLGRSPSPKLTTCCPAQGPPSPAGSLPRNLAATLQDIETKRQLALQQKAEPLPAGPLQPGDLPGQQVIEEQKRRLAELKQKAAAEAQSQWEALRGQPPFPTAFPPLVHHSVLHHHRPHGVGPRAEELDHAYDTLSLESSDSMETSISTGNNSACSPDNISSASGMEVGKIEEMEKMLKEAHAEKSRLMESREREMELRRQALEDERRRREQLERRLQDETVRRQKLVEKEVKLREKHFSQARPLTRYLPIRKEDFDLRLHIESSGHSVDTCYHVILTEKMCKGYLVKMGGKIKSWKKRWFVFDRMKRTLSYYVDKHETKLKGVIYFQAIEEVYYDHLRSAAKSPNPALTFCVKTHDRLYYMVAPSAEAMRIWMDVIVTGAEGYTQFMN from the exons ATGGAGGCACCTGGCAGGATCTCTGCCAGCCCGACCCGCAAAGTCCAGACCATCATCCAG aACAGCCCCCTGGACCTGATCGACACGGGCAAGGGGCTGAAGGTGCAGACGGAGAAGCCGCACTTGGTAAGCCTGGGCAGCGGCCGGCTCAGCACCGCCATCACGCTCCTGCCCCTGGAGGAAG GGCGGACCACCATCGGCACGGCCGCGAGGGACATCGTCCTGCAGGGTCCCGGCCTGGCACCCCAGCACTGCTACATCGAGAACGTGCGGGGGACGCTCACCCTGCACCCCTGCGGCAACGCCTGCGCCATCGACGGCGTGCCGCTCCGGCGGCCCACGCGCCTCACCCAAG ggtGCACCATCTGCCTGGGCCAGGCCACCTTCCTCCGCTTCAACCACCCTGCCGAGGCCAAGTGGATGAAGAGCATGATCCCGGCGGGGGGCAGGAGCCCGGCGGCTCTCTACGGGCTGCCAGCAA AGCCCGAGGCCCTGGTGAACGGTGGCCGCCAGCCGGCCGAGCGCGGGTGTCCCAGCCACAGCTCCCTCGTCAGCTCCATTGAGAAGGACCTGCAGGACATCATGGACTCGCTGGTGCTGGAGGAGCCGGCGTCCCCCGGCGGCAAGaagccgcccgcccgcggccggtCCCCCCTCACCCCCGTGGTGAACGGgggtggacgttgcctcctgtcccccccgcccagccccggggccaccTCGGGGGGCTCCAGCTACGAGAACGCCTCCCCGcccttctcccccctctcctccccagccagcagcggCAGCTACACCAGCCCCTCgcccagcagccaggagcagggtcCGGCCGTCCCCCCCCTCGTCCCGCTCCGCTCCTCCAGCTACAACCATGCCCTGCAGCCACCCCCCcagcgcccgccccccccccccgccgggggtCCCGGCGAGCCTTGGCCGGCCGAGAGGCTCGGGGACCACCGGGCAGGCAGCCCCCGTCCGACCCCCAGGGCGGCAccgcggccgcgggcagccctgCAGGagcggccccccagcccctttcGGGAGCCGCGGGACCCCCCAGGCCCCGGCCGGCAGCCCGCAGTTAGGGTGGTCCCGGAggcccggctgcagccccccgagaGCCCACGGGCAGCCCGGAGGAACATGGAGAGCATGCGGGAGCTGCCCCCCCTGAGCCCCTCCTTGGCACGCCGGGCCgccagcccccgggcagcccccgacgccccctccccgcagccccggctgggcagggaggtgcccggcagcccccgcgccaggcgcaggggcctggaggagcCACGGGGCACCGGGAGCCCCTCGCCCCCGCTGCCGGCGGAGACCCCCCAACGCCGCCCCAGCTTCGGCACCTGCCTGAGCCCGGCTTATGGGCCGGGCTCTCCGGCTGTGCCCtcgccccggcagagcccccgTGCCCCCAGGAAGCCCTTGGGGGacccgcggccgccggcggggccccgggaGCGCAAGAACAGCATCACCGAGATCAGCGACAACGAGGATGAGCTGCTGGAGTACcaccggcggcagcggcaggagcgggTGCGGGAGCAGGAGATGGAGCGCCTG GAGCGGCAGCGCCTGGAGACCATCCTGAATCTGTGTGCCGAGTACACCAAGACGGACGGCACCGAGCCGGGCGACTTGCACCGGCTCCTGGCTGGGGACGCGGATGCTGGCCAGCGGGTGCCCAGGGGTGCCGTGGCTGTGGGCCGTGCTGCCAAGGAGCTGCGGCAGAGGGAGAGCCTGGACAGGTCGGACGAGGAGAACCTGaaggaggagtgcagcagcaCTGAGAGCACCCACCACGAG CACGAGGAGCTGGCGGGCCCCCGTGCCAAGGAGGCGCAGCGGCTGGAGGAGGAGCGCGCCAGCGTCCTCGGCCGCCTGGACCAGCTGAAAGGCCGCGTCaaggagctggagcagcagctgcaggagacaTCGCGAGAG GCGGAGATGGAGCGGGCGCTGCTGCAGGGCGAGCGGGAGTCGGAGGCGGCGCGGCTGCGGCAGGAGCAGGAGGcggtgcagcagctgcaggagaagctCTCCAGCCTGGACGCCAGCATCCGGAAGGAGCGGGACAAG GAAAGGGCAAAGGTTGATGCTGAAAGGAAGGAGCTAGAGCAACTCCGGGCGCTTTACCATGAGTCGAAGAGCCACCTTGATAAGTGCCCCGAGTCAATGCAGGAGCAGTTGCGGGAGCAGATGCGAAGG GAGGCGGAGGCGCTGGAGACGGAGGCCAAGCTGTTTGAGGACCTGGAGTTCCAGCAGCTGGAGCGGGAGAGCCGCCTCGAGGAGGAGCGCGAGGCGCggggccagcagctcctgcagagccgGGCCGAGTGCCACCGCAGCATCGCCCGCAGGAAG GAGCGGGTGGCCGCCCTGGACGCCCAGGCTGCCCAGATCCGGCTGCAGAGCGCCCAGGAGGCCGAGCGCCTGGCCAGGGAGAGGAACGGcatcctgcagctcctgcagaag gagaaggagaagctcGTGTCTCTGGAGAGGCGATACCACCTCGTCACAGGCGGCAGGAGCTTCCCCAAAATGTCCTCAGCACTCAGAGAG GTCTATCGTGCCAAAACAGAGGGCGACGCTGGTGCCCTCGCCCCCGGGATGAAGAGCGGGACCCCCTCGTCTTCGCAGCTCAACCTCTCCGTGCTGGGGCGCAGCCCCTCGCCCAAG ctgACCACCTGCTGTCCTGCCCAGGGCCCCCCGAGCCCGGCGGGCAGCCTGCCCCGCAACCTGGCGGCCACGCTGCAAGACATCGAGACCAAGCGCCAGctggccctgcagcagaagg CCGAGCCGCTCCCAGCAGGGCCCTTGCAGCCGGGCGATCTACCAG GTCAGCAGGTGATCGAGGAGCAGAAGCGGCGGCTGGCGGAGCTGAAGCAGAAAGCGGCCGCTGAGGCTCAGTCGCAGTGGGAAGCCCTGCGCGGGCAGCCCCCTTTCCCCACCGCCTTCCCCCCGCTCGTGCATCACTCCGTCCTCCACCACCACCGTCCCCATGGCGTCGGGCCCCGGGCCGAGGAGCTGGACCATGCGTACGACACCCTCAGCCTGGAGAGCTCGGACAGCATGGAGACCAGCATCTCCACCGGCAACAACTCTGCCTGCTCGCCCGACAACATCTCCAG TGCCagtgggatggaggtggggaagatcgaggagatggagaagatgtTGAAGGAGGCACACGCGGAGAAGTCGCGGCTCATGGAGTCCCGG GAGCGGGAGATGGAGCTGCGGCGGCAGGCGCTGGAGGATGAGCGCCGGCGCCGGGAGCAGCTGGAACGCCGGCTGCAGGACGAGACCGTGCGGCGGCAGAAGCTGGTGGAGAAGGAGGTCAAGCTGCGGGAGAAGCACTTCTCGCAG GCTCGTCCCCTGACGCGGTACCTCCCCATCCGCAAGGAGGATTTCGACCTGCGGCTGCACATCGAGTCCTCGGGCCACAGCGTGGACACCTGCTACCACGTCATCCTGACGGAGAAGATGTGCAAGGGCTACCTGGTCAAGATGGGCGGCAAAATCAAGTCTTGGAAGAAGCGCTGGTTTGTCTTCGACCGCATGAAGCGCACCCTCTCCTACTACGTGG ATAAACACGAGACAAAGCTGAAGGGTGTCATCTACTTCCAAGCCATCGAAGAGGTTTACTATGACCACCTCCGCAGCGCGGCGAAG agcccTAACCCCGCGCTCACCTTCTGCGTCAAGACCCACGACCGCCTCTACTACATGGTGGCACCCTCGGCCGAGGCCATGCGCATCTGGATGGACGTCATTGTCACCGGGGCAGAGGGGTACACCCAGTTCATGaactga